Proteins found in one Calypte anna isolate BGI_N300 chromosome 10, bCalAnn1_v1.p, whole genome shotgun sequence genomic segment:
- the CTXN2 gene encoding cortexin-2 has protein sequence MMSSNYCSNTSASMSVNEMSAFPLTLEQKTGFAFVGILCVFLGLLIIRCFKILLDPYSSMPSSTWEDEVEGLDKGTFEYALA, from the coding sequence ATGATGAGCAGTAATTACTGCAGCAACACTTCAGCCAGCATGAGTGTCAATGAAATGTCTGCCTTTCCTCTGACTTTAGAGCAAAAAACTGGCTTTGCCTTTGTGGggattttgtgtgttttcttgggACTTCTAATTATCAGATGCTTCAAAATCTTGCTAGACCCCTACAGTAGTATGCCTTCTTCTACATGGGAAGATGAAGTTGAGGGGCTGGATAAAGGAACATTTGAATATGCTCTTGCATGA